The window GAATTTTGCTAAGATATGGAGAAATGAGTTATGTGCATGAAATATATAAAATCTGGAGGAGATTTTATGTATCCTAATTACCGAATTTCCGTGGAAATTATTTTACTTCATGAAGGCAAAGTTCTTCTTACCAAACGGGCTCCCCATTGCAAGGTCGCTCCGAATGTCTGGAACGTTCCCGCTGGAAAAATAAAATACGATGAAATTCCCATTCAGGGGCATGTACAGGGAGGCAA of the Clostridia bacterium genome contains:
- a CDS encoding NUDIX domain-containing protein, whose protein sequence is MYPNYRISVEIILLHEGKVLLTKRAPHCKVAPNVWNVPAGKIKYDEIPIQGHVQGG